The Crocinitomicaceae bacterium genome includes a region encoding these proteins:
- a CDS encoding ATP-dependent Clp protease ATP-binding subunit yields MDANFSARAKDVLSFSREEALRLGNDYLGVEHLLLGILREGEGLAIKLLNEFQVDLNQIRLELEKALKETRVKTMTGNNIPLVRQAEKVLKITYLEAKLFKSNKVGTEHILLAILREENNVATRLLNKYGVIYENVKEELEAMIEEQNYPKSEFPGGSSEGGDEGESGGANYGSGARKAGDTKSKTPVLDNFGRDLTAMAEQNKLDPIVGRQNEIERVSQILSRRKKNNPILIGEPGVGKSAIAEGLALRIVQKKVSRVLFGKRIISLDLASLVAGTKYRGQFEERMKAVMNELEKSRDIILFIDEIHTIIGAGGASGSLDASNMFKPALARGEIQVIGATTLDEFRQYVEKDGALERRFQKVLVEPTTIPETIQILNNIKERYEEHHSVNYTPEAIDACVKLTERYMSDRNLPDKAIDAMDEVGSRVHITNITVPKEVVDLEKKIEDVKQEKGDVIKSQQYEKAAELRDREKHLQEELELAQKRWEENTKAHRITVTEDHVAEVVSMMTGIPLQKVSESESGRIMHLGDSIKGKVIGQDEAVAKVVKAIQRNRAGLKDPNKPIGSFFFLGPTGVGKTQLAKVLAKTMFDSEEALIRIDMSEYMEKFSVSRLVGAPPGYVGYEEGGQLTEKVRRKPYSIILLDEIEKAHPDVFNMLLQALDDGHMTDGLGRKIDFKNTIIIMTSNIGARQLADFGTGVGFGTSAKKEQVVDDSQKVIHNALKKAFSPEFLNRIDDMIVFNSLSRENIHQIIDIELNKLQVRIKDLGYEFKISDEAKDYIAEKGYDEKFGARPLNRAIQKYIEDPLAEEIINASLEAGDTIAINFDKEKQEVKIGIEKGKSPKKKEKKSE; encoded by the coding sequence ATGGATGCAAATTTTTCAGCCCGGGCAAAAGACGTACTTTCATTCAGTCGTGAAGAAGCATTGCGCCTAGGCAACGATTATTTAGGCGTTGAACACCTTCTGCTCGGAATTCTTCGTGAAGGTGAGGGATTAGCAATTAAATTATTAAATGAATTTCAGGTTGATTTAAACCAAATCAGATTAGAATTGGAAAAAGCACTGAAAGAAACACGTGTAAAAACCATGACAGGGAATAATATTCCTCTGGTTAGACAAGCAGAAAAAGTGCTTAAAATCACGTATCTTGAAGCAAAGCTTTTCAAAAGTAACAAAGTAGGTACAGAGCATATTCTCTTGGCTATTTTGCGTGAAGAGAATAATGTAGCCACTCGCCTCTTAAATAAATATGGGGTGATTTATGAAAATGTAAAAGAAGAATTAGAAGCAATGATTGAAGAACAAAATTATCCCAAATCTGAATTTCCCGGAGGTTCATCAGAAGGAGGAGATGAAGGTGAAAGCGGCGGAGCAAATTATGGTAGTGGTGCACGCAAAGCAGGTGATACCAAATCAAAAACACCGGTACTTGACAATTTTGGCCGTGACTTAACAGCAATGGCTGAACAAAATAAACTGGACCCTATCGTTGGTCGTCAGAATGAAATTGAACGGGTGTCTCAGATTTTGTCACGAAGAAAAAAGAATAACCCAATTCTGATTGGTGAGCCGGGTGTTGGTAAATCAGCTATTGCAGAGGGACTTGCGTTGAGAATTGTACAAAAGAAAGTGTCACGCGTACTTTTTGGAAAACGAATAATTTCACTTGATCTGGCATCTTTAGTTGCCGGGACAAAATACCGAGGACAGTTTGAAGAGCGCATGAAAGCCGTGATGAACGAACTTGAAAAATCACGCGATATTATTTTATTCATTGATGAGATTCATACCATCATTGGAGCAGGTGGTGCTTCAGGCTCTCTGGACGCGTCAAACATGTTTAAGCCTGCACTGGCTCGTGGTGAAATTCAAGTAATTGGGGCAACTACACTGGATGAATTCAGACAATATGTTGAAAAAGACGGCGCCTTGGAAAGACGTTTTCAGAAAGTATTGGTTGAGCCAACAACAATTCCTGAAACCATCCAAATCCTCAATAATATCAAAGAAAGATATGAAGAGCACCACAGTGTAAACTATACACCTGAAGCCATTGATGCTTGTGTAAAACTGACCGAACGTTATATGTCAGACCGCAATTTACCGGACAAAGCTATTGATGCCATGGATGAGGTAGGTTCACGGGTACATATTACCAATATTACTGTTCCTAAAGAGGTGGTTGATCTGGAGAAAAAGATTGAAGACGTGAAGCAGGAAAAAGGAGATGTAATAAAATCTCAACAATACGAAAAGGCTGCAGAATTACGTGATCGTGAGAAACATTTGCAAGAAGAACTAGAGCTGGCACAGAAGCGTTGGGAAGAAAATACTAAAGCACATCGCATTACGGTAACTGAAGATCACGTAGCCGAGGTTGTTTCCATGATGACCGGTATTCCATTGCAAAAGGTTTCAGAAAGTGAATCAGGTCGTATCATGCACTTGGGTGATTCTATTAAAGGAAAAGTGATTGGACAAGATGAGGCAGTGGCAAAAGTTGTCAAAGCCATTCAGAGAAATCGTGCGGGATTAAAAGATCCAAACAAACCAATTGGTTCGTTTTTCTTCCTCGGACCAACAGGGGTTGGTAAAACACAGTTAGCAAAAGTTCTTGCAAAAACCATGTTTGATTCTGAAGAAGCTCTCATACGAATTGACATGAGTGAATACATGGAGAAATTCTCTGTATCACGTTTGGTTGGAGCGCCTCCGGGGTATGTTGGATATGAAGAAGGTGGACAACTTACTGAAAAAGTAAGACGCAAACCTTACTCTATTATCTTGTTGGATGAAATTGAAAAAGCTCACCCTGATGTGTTCAATATGCTTTTGCAAGCACTTGATGATGGACACATGACTGATGGGTTAGGTCGTAAAATTGATTTTAAAAATACGATCATCATCATGACATCAAACATTGGTGCACGTCAGCTTGCTGATTTTGGAACCGGCGTTGGATTTGGTACATCTGCTAAAAAAGAACAAGTGGTAGATGATTCTCAGAAAGTGATTCACAATGCTTTGAAAAAAGCTTTTTCACCTGAGTTTTTGAATCGTATTGATGATATGATTGTTTTCAATTCATTATCAAGAGAAAATATTCATCAGATCATTGATATTGAGTTGAACAAATTACAAGTTCGAATCAAAGACCTTGGTTATGAATTTAAAATTTCTGATGAGGCAAAAGATTATATTGCAGAAAAAGGCTACGATGAAAAATTTGGTGCAAGACCATTGAATCGCGCAATTCAGAAGTATATAGAAGATCCGCTGGCTGAAGAAATCATTAACGCCAGTCTTGAAGCCGGTGACACCATTGCTATCAATTTTGATAAAGAGAAGCAAGAAGTGAAAATTGGCATTGAGAAAGGAAAGTCTCCCAAGAAAAAAGAGAAAAAATCTGAATAA
- a CDS encoding cation transporter, which yields MNNQAEYKSHKRMLAIILAVGVVLFGVKLWLYFVTNSNAVLSDALESTVNIVAGALALYSFILAHKPSDKKHPYGHGKIEFLSASLEGALILTAGIIIIVKSIISFYTPEKIEALDLGISVTLITGGINALMGFLLISRGKRKKSLLMKASGKHLLSDAYTSAGLILGLVIIWLTGIQWLDGVVAIVFGLIIIYSAYKILHEAIDGIMDGADFQTLEHLVTHLQSVRRDDWIDIHKMRMIKYGTSVHVDCHMTVPRFYSVEQAHVLVDDVEMEIARACEGQSEVFIHVDACIAASCTHCRMTNCQIRSQQKSVDLFWRLDDVLENKKLGL from the coding sequence ATGAATAATCAGGCAGAATATAAGAGTCATAAAAGAATGCTTGCAATCATTCTTGCTGTTGGCGTGGTATTATTTGGTGTGAAATTATGGCTGTATTTTGTCACCAATTCCAACGCTGTTCTTTCAGATGCATTGGAAAGTACAGTCAATATTGTTGCCGGTGCACTTGCCTTATACAGTTTTATTCTTGCACACAAACCATCAGACAAAAAACACCCATACGGTCATGGAAAGATTGAGTTTTTGTCAGCTAGTTTAGAAGGTGCATTAATCCTTACTGCAGGCATTATCATCATTGTGAAATCTATCATCAGTTTTTATACTCCTGAAAAAATTGAAGCGCTGGATTTAGGAATTTCTGTCACCTTAATCACGGGTGGAATCAATGCCTTAATGGGCTTTTTACTCATCAGCAGAGGAAAAAGAAAAAAATCTTTATTAATGAAAGCCAGCGGAAAACATCTGCTTTCAGACGCCTATACCTCTGCCGGGTTGATTTTAGGATTGGTTATAATTTGGCTAACCGGAATTCAATGGTTGGATGGTGTAGTGGCAATTGTTTTTGGTTTGATCATCATCTATTCAGCGTATAAAATTTTACATGAAGCAATTGATGGAATCATGGATGGTGCCGATTTTCAAACACTGGAACATTTGGTTACTCACCTTCAATCAGTCAGACGGGATGATTGGATTGATATACATAAAATGCGTATGATTAAGTACGGAACATCAGTTCATGTGGATTGTCACATGACAGTCCCCCGATTTTACTCAGTTGAACAAGCACATGTTTTAGTGGATGATGTTGAAATGGAAATTGCCAGAGCATGTGAAGGTCAGTCAGAGGTTTTCATTCATGTGGATGCTTGTATTGCTGCTTCATGCACTCATTGTCGGATGACCAATTGCCAGATCAGGTCACAACAAAAATCAGTTGATTTATTCTGGCGACTAGATGATGTGCTTGAAAACAAAAAACTCGGATTGTAG
- a CDS encoding DNA gyrase/topoisomerase IV subunit A, giving the protein MQDESDEINDNPSFDPNAGLAQNGDKDAIVPLSGLYRDWFLDYASYVILERAVPALMDGLKPVQRRILHSMKEMDDGRYNKVANIIGNTMKYHPHGDASIGDALVQLGQKDLLIDTQGNWGNILTGDSAAAPRYIEARPSKFANHVVFNPKTTDWIPSYDGRNREPVLLPIKFPLLLAQGAEGIAVGMACKVLPHNFNELIDASIDVLRGKKTNILPDFPNGGLADFSGYNEGQRGGKVRVRARIIKEDNKTLKITEIPFGATTSSLIDSVIKANDKGKIKIKKIEDNTAAEVEIIISLAPGVSPDKTIDALFAFTDCEMSISPNTSVIIDNKPAFLSVNEILRINTQHTLHLLKRELEIRKAELEEEWHFASLEKIFIENKIYVKFDGKTYEQAIEITHKLLKPHLKKIKRPVTDDDVKRLMELRMRRITKHDADKADEFIKQLEAELKQIKHHLANLTEFAIDYFKDLKKKFGEGKERKTEIKIFDTISAKKVIVANRKLYVDTEEGFIGWGLKGQDPIAECSDIDDVIVFFKNGTMIVTKIAEKKFIGKDIMHAAIWKSGDKRTIYHLMYRDGKDGPTLMKRFFVNAITRDKEYFITRGTKNSEVYYFSYHPNGEREIVTVHLKPRPHLKRVKFDVDFGSLIIKNRSSAGNRVTKEIIAKVTLKEVGESTLAARKIWWDEVVQRLNVDGRGAFLGSFKGDDKILTIYSTGELQLSNFDIETRFGDHLIHIEKWHPEHPITCVYFDHEKDTHFVKRFLVEIKSDKKTLFIPETEGTRLDVVTTAYKPEITISFNKRLKETKDLPDKKIKLDEFIDVKGMKTVGNHLTKLKVKEVKLNHPIAGNEPWPEIEDETDSAEGILFDVEEEEVEEETLKPAPKKGKASKPEKAAPATSKSKTPVGKSLSAVPLKKRLGELKKGKKDDRQQKLF; this is encoded by the coding sequence ATGCAGGACGAATCAGACGAAATAAATGACAATCCTTCATTTGACCCCAATGCCGGTTTAGCGCAAAATGGGGATAAAGACGCCATTGTCCCGTTGTCTGGTTTATATCGTGATTGGTTTCTTGATTATGCATCGTATGTGATTCTTGAAAGAGCTGTACCTGCATTAATGGATGGGCTTAAACCTGTGCAACGCCGTATCCTGCATTCTATGAAAGAGATGGATGATGGCAGATACAATAAAGTAGCCAACATCATTGGAAATACCATGAAGTATCATCCGCATGGTGACGCTTCTATTGGTGATGCATTGGTGCAGTTAGGACAAAAAGATTTATTGATTGATACACAAGGAAACTGGGGAAATATTTTAACCGGTGATTCAGCTGCTGCTCCACGTTATATTGAAGCGCGTCCTTCAAAATTCGCGAATCACGTTGTGTTCAATCCAAAAACTACTGATTGGATTCCTTCGTATGACGGCAGAAATCGTGAACCGGTTTTATTACCCATTAAATTTCCATTACTGCTTGCTCAAGGCGCTGAAGGAATTGCGGTGGGAATGGCATGCAAGGTACTGCCGCATAATTTCAATGAGTTAATTGATGCCTCTATTGACGTTCTGCGTGGAAAGAAAACGAATATTTTGCCTGATTTCCCTAATGGTGGTTTGGCTGATTTCTCTGGGTATAATGAAGGTCAGCGAGGAGGAAAGGTTAGGGTTCGCGCGCGCATCATCAAAGAAGATAACAAAACACTCAAGATTACTGAAATTCCTTTTGGAGCAACAACATCTTCACTCATTGATTCAGTGATAAAAGCCAATGATAAAGGCAAAATAAAAATTAAAAAAATTGAAGACAATACCGCAGCAGAAGTAGAGATTATTATTAGCCTGGCACCGGGCGTTTCACCTGACAAAACCATTGATGCTCTTTTTGCATTTACAGATTGTGAAATGTCTATTTCTCCTAATACTTCGGTAATCATAGACAACAAACCTGCTTTTTTAAGTGTGAATGAAATTCTGCGTATCAACACGCAACACACACTTCATTTGTTGAAACGAGAACTTGAAATCAGGAAAGCAGAATTAGAAGAAGAATGGCATTTTGCATCTCTTGAAAAAATATTCATTGAAAATAAAATTTACGTCAAGTTTGATGGAAAAACTTATGAGCAGGCAATTGAAATAACGCACAAATTACTCAAGCCACATCTGAAAAAAATAAAAAGACCGGTAACGGATGATGATGTGAAGCGTTTGATGGAATTGCGTATGCGTCGCATTACTAAACATGATGCTGATAAGGCAGATGAGTTCATTAAACAATTAGAGGCTGAGCTCAAACAAATAAAACATCATTTGGCTAATCTGACTGAATTTGCCATTGATTATTTCAAAGATTTGAAAAAGAAATTTGGTGAAGGGAAAGAACGTAAAACAGAAATAAAAATATTCGATACCATTTCGGCTAAGAAAGTTATAGTAGCCAATCGTAAATTGTATGTTGATACTGAAGAGGGGTTTATTGGGTGGGGATTAAAAGGACAAGACCCTATTGCTGAGTGCAGTGACATTGATGACGTCATTGTGTTTTTTAAAAATGGTACGATGATCGTTACCAAAATTGCTGAGAAAAAATTTATCGGCAAAGACATCATGCACGCAGCTATTTGGAAAAGTGGTGATAAAAGAACCATTTATCATCTCATGTACCGTGACGGCAAAGATGGACCAACACTCATGAAGCGTTTCTTTGTTAATGCAATCACTAGGGATAAAGAATATTTCATAACTAGAGGAACTAAAAATTCTGAAGTATACTATTTCTCTTATCATCCAAATGGTGAAAGAGAAATTGTAACGGTGCATTTGAAACCAAGACCACATTTGAAACGTGTGAAATTTGATGTGGATTTTGGTTCGCTGATTATTAAAAACAGATCCTCTGCAGGAAACAGAGTTACCAAAGAAATCATTGCAAAAGTTACCTTGAAAGAAGTAGGGGAATCAACCCTTGCAGCACGGAAAATTTGGTGGGATGAAGTTGTGCAGCGCCTTAATGTTGATGGTCGTGGTGCATTCCTTGGCTCATTTAAAGGTGATGATAAAATTCTGACAATATACTCAACAGGTGAATTACAACTTTCAAATTTTGATATTGAAACACGTTTTGGTGATCACTTGATTCATATCGAAAAATGGCATCCTGAGCATCCAATTACTTGTGTTTATTTTGATCATGAAAAGGATACGCATTTTGTAAAAAGATTTCTGGTTGAAATCAAATCAGATAAAAAAACATTATTCATTCCTGAAACTGAAGGCACGCGCTTGGATGTTGTAACTACGGCGTACAAACCCGAAATCACGATTTCTTTCAACAAACGACTGAAAGAAACCAAAGATCTGCCTGATAAAAAAATTAAGCTCGATGAATTCATTGATGTGAAAGGAATGAAAACCGTGGGCAATCATCTCACAAAATTAAAAGTTAAGGAAGTAAAACTGAATCATCCAATTGCTGGGAATGAGCCTTGGCCTGAAATTGAAGATGAAACAGATTCTGCTGAAGGTATTTTGTTTGACGTTGAAGAAGAGGAAGTGGAAGAAGAAACACTGAAACCTGCACCAAAAAAAGGCAAAGCATCAAAACCGGAAAAAGCTGCGCCTGCTACCTCAAAATCAAAAACACCGGTTGGAAAATCACTTAGCGCCGTACCATTGAAAAAAAGGTTGGGCGAGTTAAAAAAGGGAAAAAAAGATGATCGCCAACAGAAGTTATTTTAA
- a CDS encoding DUF2029 domain-containing protein produces MVSRQFIWSIIIALIFFTAMVAVEIHNERFYMNDFKVYYEASSDFLSGKNPYHEAYGLSSGYYKYAPATLPFFALYHVAHFEAAKMIHYLICSAMFVLSLIMIVNYLKPTNKSNNSRYLLLFAIGLVVAAVHLTREMHLGNINLVLIFLVVAFAFMYGKNHKLVATACFAAVLLLKPYMILLGLPLIFKREWKMIFQTAAIIILLSIVPILFTGLDMFISMYKAWFNNMLTHNEGMFSEHTITSIINAYTGLSLTPTWNFIFYLIAGLLFIMLRFSYFTRYKQYTQPLFLLDIFAQLAILPNLMITDSQHFLFTIPLVCLLIFYLIKENRLLNWVVFTLLIFFYGANSNDLLGNPLSDTFDRYSTIGLANLLLIGWTWVIWNKKIKRQEITFSSL; encoded by the coding sequence ATGGTCTCCCGACAATTCATCTGGTCAATTATCATTGCTTTGATTTTCTTCACAGCCATGGTGGCAGTTGAAATACATAACGAACGTTTTTACATGAATGATTTTAAGGTGTATTACGAAGCCAGTTCTGATTTTTTATCTGGAAAAAACCCTTATCATGAGGCTTATGGGTTAAGTTCAGGGTACTACAAATATGCACCGGCTACACTCCCGTTTTTTGCTCTTTATCATGTAGCTCATTTTGAGGCCGCCAAAATGATTCATTACCTGATTTGTTCAGCGATGTTTGTTTTGTCTTTAATTATGATTGTCAATTATTTAAAGCCAACTAATAAAAGTAATAATTCACGCTACCTCTTGCTATTTGCAATAGGACTTGTTGTTGCCGCTGTTCACCTGACCAGAGAAATGCATTTAGGTAATATTAATCTTGTGCTGATTTTTTTAGTCGTGGCTTTTGCGTTTATGTATGGGAAGAATCACAAGCTTGTTGCGACAGCATGCTTTGCAGCGGTTCTTCTGCTGAAGCCATACATGATTCTTCTTGGTCTGCCACTGATTTTTAAGAGAGAATGGAAAATGATTTTTCAAACAGCAGCCATAATTATTCTTCTTTCAATTGTCCCCATACTTTTTACTGGACTTGATATGTTTATTTCCATGTACAAAGCATGGTTTAATAATATGCTAACGCATAATGAAGGTATGTTTAGTGAGCATACTATTACTTCAATAATCAATGCTTACACGGGCCTAAGCCTGACTCCGACATGGAATTTCATTTTCTATTTGATTGCCGGTTTGCTTTTTATTATGTTGAGATTTTCTTATTTCACTCGTTACAAACAATACACACAGCCATTGTTTTTGCTTGATATTTTTGCACAGCTAGCTATTTTACCAAACTTAATGATTACAGACAGTCAACATTTCCTCTTCACCATTCCATTGGTTTGTCTTTTGATTTTTTATTTAATAAAAGAAAACCGTTTGTTGAACTGGGTTGTTTTTACGCTGCTTATTTTCTTTTATGGTGCAAACTCAAATGATCTATTGGGAAATCCTTTATCTGACACGTTTGATCGTTATTCTACCATTGGATTGGCAAATCTATTGCTGATTGGTTGGACTTGGGTGATCTGGAATAAGAAAATAAAACGACAGGAAATTACTTTTTCTTCTTTGTAA
- a CDS encoding type IIA DNA topoisomerase subunit B has product MAQQKVSYTEENIRSLDWKEHIRMRPGMYIGKLGDGGAADDGIYVLVKEVMDNSIDEFVMGNGKKIEVKIKDGLTSVRDFGRGIPLGKVIDCVSKINTGGKYDSKAFKKSVGLNGVGTKAVNALSDHFVVESYREGQRKRASFTKGELLKDEKVAKTTEKDGTYIEFIPDGSIFKNFSFRAPYLHKLFWNYCYLNRGLTIHFNGEKFISENGLQDLLQDNMESEPLYPIIHLEGEDIEIAFTHIRSYGENYYSFVNGQHTTQGGTHLSAFREAVAKVIKDFYGKNYEAVDIRQSIVAAISIKVIEPVFESQTKTKLGSQEIEPNGKSIRTFVMDFLKEKLDNFLHKNPEIADTLEKKIRESERERKELSGIQKLARERAKKANLHNKKLRDCRLHLNDPKVERGEETTIFITEGDSASGSITKSRDVGTQAVFSLRGKPLNSYGLTKKVVYENEEFNLLQAALNIEDSIEDLRYNNVVIATDADVDGMHIRLLLLTFFLQFFPDLVRKGHVYILQTPLFRVRNKKETIYCYSDEERLAAIEKLGKNPEITRFKGLGEISPDEFKNFIGPDMRLDPVMIGKDARIEDVLEYYMGKNTPSRQEFIIDNLRVEEVL; this is encoded by the coding sequence ATGGCACAACAAAAAGTCTCCTATACTGAAGAGAATATCCGTTCACTTGATTGGAAAGAACATATCCGCATGAGACCCGGTATGTATATAGGTAAGCTTGGTGATGGCGGGGCTGCAGATGACGGTATCTATGTTCTTGTAAAAGAGGTGATGGACAATTCTATTGATGAATTTGTGATGGGCAATGGAAAAAAAATTGAAGTCAAAATAAAAGACGGTCTTACATCAGTACGCGACTTTGGCAGAGGTATTCCTCTAGGAAAAGTAATTGATTGCGTTTCTAAAATCAACACCGGAGGGAAGTACGATTCAAAAGCATTTAAAAAATCAGTGGGGTTGAATGGGGTTGGTACCAAAGCGGTGAATGCGTTGAGTGATCATTTTGTGGTAGAATCATATCGTGAGGGGCAAAGAAAACGAGCATCCTTTACTAAAGGTGAATTACTTAAAGATGAAAAGGTTGCAAAAACAACTGAGAAAGACGGGACCTATATTGAGTTCATACCGGACGGATCTATTTTTAAAAATTTTAGTTTTCGCGCCCCGTATCTGCATAAATTATTTTGGAATTATTGTTACTTAAATCGTGGTTTGACCATTCATTTCAATGGTGAAAAATTTATTTCAGAAAATGGTTTACAAGATTTGCTGCAAGATAACATGGAGAGTGAACCACTTTATCCAATCATACATCTTGAAGGAGAAGACATTGAAATTGCCTTTACTCACATACGCTCATACGGTGAAAACTATTATTCATTTGTAAACGGACAACATACCACACAAGGAGGTACTCATTTATCCGCCTTTAGAGAAGCTGTTGCAAAGGTGATTAAAGATTTTTACGGAAAAAATTATGAGGCCGTTGATATTCGCCAATCTATTGTTGCGGCAATATCTATCAAAGTTATTGAGCCGGTATTTGAATCGCAAACTAAGACTAAACTGGGATCTCAAGAAATTGAGCCAAATGGTAAATCTATACGCACTTTTGTGATGGATTTTTTAAAGGAGAAATTGGATAATTTCCTCCATAAAAATCCTGAAATTGCTGATACACTTGAGAAAAAAATACGTGAATCAGAGCGTGAACGCAAAGAATTGTCAGGCATTCAAAAATTAGCCAGAGAGCGTGCAAAAAAAGCAAATCTTCACAATAAAAAATTACGTGATTGTCGTTTACATTTAAATGATCCAAAAGTAGAAAGGGGAGAAGAGACCACTATCTTTATTACGGAGGGTGATTCAGCTTCTGGTTCAATAACTAAATCACGAGATGTAGGAACACAAGCGGTTTTTAGTTTGCGCGGTAAGCCCTTGAATTCGTATGGTCTTACCAAAAAAGTAGTTTATGAAAATGAAGAATTTAATTTGCTGCAGGCTGCGTTAAACATTGAAGACAGCATTGAAGATTTGAGATATAACAACGTTGTAATTGCTACTGATGCCGATGTTGACGGTATGCACATCCGCTTGCTTTTGCTTACTTTTTTTCTTCAGTTTTTTCCTGATTTGGTAAGAAAAGGACATGTTTATATTTTACAAACTCCTTTATTCAGGGTACGAAATAAAAAAGAAACCATCTATTGTTATTCTGATGAAGAGCGTCTTGCTGCCATTGAAAAGCTAGGTAAAAATCCTGAAATAACCCGCTTCAAAGGGCTTGGAGAAATATCACCAGACGAGTTTAAGAATTTTATTGGACCAGACATGCGTCTTGACCCTGTAATGATTGGAAAAGATGCGCGTATTGAAGATGTACTTGAATATTACATGGGGAAAAACACACCTTCAAGGCAAGAATTTATTATTGACAACTTGCGCGTGGAAGAAGTGTTGTAA